The Dermacentor albipictus isolate Rhodes 1998 colony chromosome 2, USDA_Dalb.pri_finalv2, whole genome shotgun sequence genome has a segment encoding these proteins:
- the Ssrp gene encoding FACT complex subunit SSRP1, which translates to MSQTLCCALRRLTSEKGASYRANNGATKPVADARVCQTASTISQSGSMDFLEFPDVFKEDRGAMTSGRLKMTNQGVVFKNSKTGKVEQVQGSDMESISWQRLGAGYGLRIMMKTGGMYRFGGFQDDEQERLAKFFQHHFELPLASRELCLKGWNWGTARFEGSVLSFDVDKSSAYEIPLGNVSHCTTAKNEVTLEFHQNDDAAVSLMELRFHIPTDPNSEMDAIQAFRNNVLSKASIIQATGDAMVTFKELQCLTPRGRYDIKIFPSFIQLHGKTFDYKIPLTTVLRLFLLPHKDNRQVFFVLSLDPPIKQGQTRYHFLILLFNKEEETSIELALSDADIQEKFEDKLQKNMSGPTFEVISRVMKAVVQRKITVPGNFKGHGGTNCITCSYRAGNGLLYPLERGFIYIHKPPVHIRFDEIACVNFARSGGSTRSFDFEVEAKSGLVHTFSSIEKEEYGRLFDYVSDKKLRIKNRGSLGTTKEKPNYQDDELIDSDAEDAPDAYLARVKDEGRQRDEVDSDESSDESFNPGESGSEVAEEFDSNVESSSDSEAGSGGGKGSGSGSGSETRDKPKKEKKSKSAKTVREPGMKPRKPRRPKKERDANKPKRPPSAYFLWLAENRDKIKKDNPGFSITDVTKRAGELWKEVTDKSKWEEQAAEAAAKYKEDMAAYQASLKDRPQESDDEKDKKPVKKSKPASTPKPKPTSSSSPLKGNFKSKEYISSSGSSDDEKSKKVKKEPKESPAGSPAGSPAGSPAESPKSSPVRAKSEDEEEASASTPASSGDENMSGSGDDD; encoded by the coding sequence ATGTCACAAACACTGTGCTGCGCGCTTCGTAGGCTTACGAGCGAAAAGGGCGCCTCATACCGCGCAAACAACGGCGCCACAAAGCCGGTCGCCGACGCACGTGTTTGTCAAACAGCCTCGACAATCTCGCAAAGCGGCAGCATGGACTTTCTCGAGTTTCCCGACGTTTTCAAGGAGGATCGCGGCGCAATGACGTCGGGCCGACTGAAGATGACCAACCAGGGAGTCGTCTTCAAGAACAGCAAGACGGGAAAAGTGGAGCAAGTGCAGGGCTCCGATATGGAAAGCATCAGCTGGCAGCGCCTGGGCGCCGGCTACGGGCTCCGCATCATGATGAAGACGGGCGGCATGTACCGTTTCGGCGGCTTCCAAGACGACGAGCAGGAGCGCCTCGCCAAGTTCTTCCAGCATCACTTCGAGCTCCCGCTCGCTTCGCGCGAGCTGTGCCTCAAGGGTTGGAACTGGGGCACGGCACGCTTCGAAGGCAGCGTCCTCTCGTTCGACGTGGACAAGAGCTCGGCCTACGAGATCCCGCTGGGCAACGTTTCGCACTGCACCACGGCCAAGAACGAGGTGACGCTCGAGTTCCACCAGAACGACGACGCGGCCGTGTCGCTGATGGAGCTGCGCTTTCACATCCCGACCGACCCAAACTCGGAGATGGACGCGATACAGGCCTTCCGAAACAACGTGCTCTCCAAGGCCAGCATCATCCAGGCGACGGGAGACGCCATGGTCACCTTCAAGGAGCTACAATGCCTCACGCCTCGCGGTCGCTACGATATCAAGATCTTCCCGTCCTTCATCCAGCTCCACGGCAAAACGTTCGACTACAAGATCCCGCTCACGACGGTGCTGCGCCTGTTCCTGCTGCCGCACAAGGACAACCGCCAGGTGTTCTTCGTGCTCAGTCTGGATCCGCCGATCAAGCAGGGCCAGACACGTTATCACTTTCTTATACTTCTGTTCAACAAGGAAGAAGAGACGAGCATCGAGCTGGCGCTGTCGGATGCCGACATCCAGGAGAAGTTTGAAGACAAGCTGCAGAAGAACATGTCGGGCCCCACGTTCGAGGTCATCAGCCGCGTCATGAAGGCTGTGGTGCAGCGGAAGATCACTGTGCCGGGCAACTTCAAGGGCCACGGGGGCACCAACTGCATCACCTGTTCGTACAGGGCGGGCAACGGACTGCTCTACCCGCTCGAGCGGGGATTCATATACATTCACAAGCCGCCCGTACACATTCGTTTCGACGAGATTGCCTGCGTCAACTTCGCACGTAGCGGTGGGAGCACGCGGTCATTCGACTTCGAGGTGGAGGCCAAGAGTGGTCTCGTCCACACATTTAGTAGCATTGAGAAGGAAGAGTACGGGAGGCTCTTCGACTATGTGAGTGACAAGAAGCTCCGCATCAAGAACCGTGGGTCGCTCGGAACTACCAAGGAAAAGCCAAACTACCAGGATGACGAGCTTATTGACTCTGATGCAGAGGATGCCCCTGATGCTTACTTGGCCCGAGTCAAAGACGAAGGCCGCCAGAGGGACGAAGTGGATTCTGATGAATCCTCAGACGAATCGTTCAACCCCGGCGAGTCTGGCagtgaagtggctgaggagtttgaTAGCAATGTAGAGTCTAGCTCGGACAGTGAGGCTGGCAGTGGAGGAGGAAAGGGCAGTGGTAGTGGAAGCGGCAGTGAAACACGCGACAAAccaaagaaggaaaagaagtcGAAGAGTGCCAAGACCGTCAGGGAGCCTGGCATGAAACCGAGAAAACCACGTCGCCCAAAGAAAGAGCGTGATGCCAACAAGCCCAAGCGGCCACCGAGTGCCTACTTCCTGTGGCTTGCCGAAAACCGTGACAAGATCAAGAAGGACAACCCAGGTTTCAGCATCACTGATGTGACCAAGCGTGCTGGCGAGCTCTGGAAAGAGGTGACAGACAAGTCAAAGTGGGAGGAACAGGCTGCCGAAGCTGCAGCTAAGTACAAGGAAGACATGGCTGCCTATCAAGCTAGTCTGAAGGACCGACCCCAGGAGAGTGACGACGAGAAAGACAAAAAGCCTGTCAAAAAGAGCAAACCGGCGAGCACACCTAAACCCAAGCCCACGTCATCGTCGTCACCCCTAAAGGGAAATTTCAAGAGCAAGGAGTACATCAGTAGCTCAGGCAGCAGTGACGATGAGAAAAGCAAGAAGGTCAAGAAAGAGCCTAAAGAATCGCCTGCAGGATCGCCTGCAGGATCACCTGCTGGATCACCTGCAGAATCGCCCAAAAGTTCACCTGTTCGTGCTAAGTCTGAGGACGAGGAAGAGGCATCGGCAAGCACTCCTGCTTCTTCAGGGGATGAGAACATGTCAGGAAGTGGTGATGATGACTGA